One window from the genome of Glycine soja cultivar W05 chromosome 12, ASM419377v2, whole genome shotgun sequence encodes:
- the LOC114378684 gene encoding QWRF motif-containing protein 3-like, producing MMSDSNDSVFPYSPKPRTRQVGSRFMSPKSTGSPEPRSASPLPRFHRSAKRNSATLADHISIERLKEREENHQNQNQTPTNRTASVFSALTKQRSYREFRNNTNGSEENDQDQDVIGRSTRNGFSTKFSASPVLKKPGSHIAPGRLSLDENALKRNFHCSKNSIDSESDNTILDSVSLQRTFCSRKLGREVSSKYKATSGRKGEASDSDPLSSDDSWMMKKFMTQKTVKRANSLIGYMSSKSQWALSPGRSGSPSLSLESKDKPLSFSSLRPQHKRVEKILSMGFDLFRTKKPSTSEVVQQLRLLHNRLIQWQFTNARANAVNHTMSLQAESNLTYALDGLAKLRHSVMQKKIELEKEKLEMKLSFVLHSQMKLLETWGSMERQHITAITIMKECLQSVVSKVPLFEGAKVDMQLVSIAQRHASDLAGSIKSVLCTFSPLVCLLTLQYSCYCLVRT from the exons atgatGAGCGATTCCAATGATTCTGTCTTCCCTTATTCCCCGAAACCCAGAACCCGTCAAGTAGGTTCCCGGTTCATGTCTCCAAAATCGACCGGTTCGCCTGAACCCCGTTCAGCTTCTCCGCTTCCCCGGTTCCACCGGTCGGCAAAGCGAAACTCCGCCACTCTAGCGGATCACATTAGCATCGAGAGGCTcaaagaaagggaagaaaatcatcagaatcagaatcaGACACCCACAAACAGAACAGCCTCTGTTTTCTCCGCTCTCACGAAACAGAGGAGCTACAGAGAGTTCAGAAACAACACCAATGGCTCAGAAGAAAACGATCAAGATCAAGACGTTATTGGTAGGTCCACAAGGAATGGTTTCTCTACAAAATTTTCCGCTTCGCCGGTGTTAAAGAAACCGGGTTCTCATATTGCTCCCGGAAGACTCTCTCTGGATGAAAATGCCCTTAAGAGAAACTTTCATTGTTCTAAGAACTCAATTGATTCTGAATCAGATAATACGATTTTGGATTCTGTTTCTCTGCAAAGAACATTCTGTTCGAGGAAATTGGGTAGGGAGGTTTCATCTAAGTACAAGGCAACAAGTGGCAGAAAAGGAGAAGCTTCTGATTCAGACCCTTTGTCTTCTGATGATTCATGGatgatgaagaagtttatgacaCAAAAAACGGTGAAGAGGGCTAATTCGCTTATTGGGTACATGAGTTCAAAGTCTCAGTGGGCATTGTCTCCTGGGAGATCAGGATCACCTTCTTTGTCTTTGGAAAGTAAGGATAAGCCATTGTCGTTTTCGAGCTTGAGGCCTCAACACAAGAGAGTGGAGAAGATTCTGAGCATGGGTTTTGATCTCTTTAGGACTAAGAAACCTTCAACAAGCGAGGTGGTTCAGCAGTTGCGTCTGCTTCATAACCGGTTGATTCAATGGCAATTCACAAATGCTAGAGCAAATGCTGTGAATCACACCATGTCTCTTCAGGCTGAG AGCAATTTGACATATGCTTTGGATGGTCTAGCCAAGTTGCGGCATTCAGTGATGCAAAAGAAGATAGAgcttgagaaagaaaagcttgagaTGAAGCTAAGTTTTGTACTGCATTCTCAA ATGAAGCTGCTGGAAACGTGGGGAAGTATGGAAAGGCAACATATAACTGCAATTACCATAATGAAAGAGTGTTTGCAGTCTGTTGTAAGCAAAGTTCCTCTCTTCGAAGGTGCAAAA GTGGATATGCAATTAGTGTCCATTGCTCAGAGGCATGCATCTGATCTAGCTGGTTCCATCAAGTCAGTGTTATGTACCTTTTCACCCTTGGTATGTTTGTTAACACTGCAATATTCTTGTTATTGTTTGGTGaggacttaa
- the LOC114378685 gene encoding QWRF motif-containing protein 3-like: MATRGGGSDDSWVAKTHKAMKKANNSVIGYVTSKSHWPLPHGHISLRPQHKSVEKIMSMGFDLFRHKKPSNDEVVHELRLLDNRLTQWRFANARAHVVNHRMSLLAKGNLIGALDGLANLRYSVVLLKIEFEREKLELKLDDVIHSQMKLLQVWGSIERRHVTAITIIYECLYAVACRLHLLDGAMDIELASIAQSHALDLTNSIESLLSTFSPLADETAELLSELAEVVTQERFLLEEFDDIFHTIRVLEGAFVFDGTKKK; encoded by the exons ATGGCAACAAGAGGGGGAGGCTCTGATGATTCATGGGTGGCGAAGACCCACAAAGCGATGAAGAAGGCTAACAATTCGGTTATTGGTTACGTGACTTCCAAGTCTCACTGGCCATTGCCTCATGGCCACATAAGCTTGAGGCCTCAACACAAGAGTGTGGAGAAGATTATGAGCATGGGTTTTGATCTCTTTAGGCATAAGAAACCTTCAAACGACGAGGTGGTTCATGAGTTGCGTCTGCTTGATAACCGTTTGACCCAATGGCGGTTTGCAAATGCCAGAGCTCATGTTGTGAATCATAGAATGTCTCTTCTGGCTAAG GGAAATTTGATAGGTGCTTTGGATGGTCTAGCCAATTTGAGATATTCAGTGGTGCTATTGAAGATAGAgtttgagagagaaaagcttgaGCTGAAGCTAGATGATGTAATACATTCTCAA ATGAAGCTATTGCAAGTGTGGGGAAGTATAGAAAGGCGACATGTAACCGCAATTACAATAATATACGAGTGCTTGTATGCTGTTGCATGTAGACTTCATCTTTTGGATGGTGCAATG GATATAGAATTAGCATCCATTGCTCAAAGTCATGCATTGGACCTAACAAATTCGATTGAGTCATTGTTATCTACTTTTTCACCCTTG GCTGATGAGACTGCTGAGCTATTATCAGAATTAGCAGAAGTTGTTACACAAGAGAGGTTCCTCTTAGAGGAATTCGATGATATCTTCCACACCATACGTGTTCTAGAG ggtGCTTTTGTTTTTGATGgaacaaaaaagaagtaa
- the LOC114380444 gene encoding uncharacterized protein LOC114380444 isoform X2, producing MASFARGAASLTRIGLSTSKTPLQLIHRRGLADHHGPPKVACWKDPMSPSKWKEEHFVIVSLTGWGLLIYGGYKLATGGKGKKEEELAKA from the exons ATGGCCTCATTTGCACGTGGAGCCGCATCTTTAACCCGCATTGGTCTTTCCACTTCCAAGACTCCCCTTCAACTCATCCACCGCCGTGGCCTCGCCG ATCACCATGGCCCTCCCAAAGTTGCCTGCTGGAAAGATCCAATGAGCCCATCTAAATGGAAGGAGGAGCAC TTTGTGATTGTCTCTTTAACTGGTTGGGGACTACTCATCTATGGGGGATACAAGTTGGCCACAGGAGGCAAGGGCAAGAAAGAAGAG GAATTGGCAAAAGCATAA
- the LOC114380444 gene encoding uncharacterized protein LOC114380444 isoform X1 has translation MASFARGAASLTRIGLSTSKTPLQLIHRRGLADHHGPPKVACWKDPMSPSKWKEEHFVIVSLTGWGLLIYGGYKLATGGKGKKEEVLSISV, from the exons ATGGCCTCATTTGCACGTGGAGCCGCATCTTTAACCCGCATTGGTCTTTCCACTTCCAAGACTCCCCTTCAACTCATCCACCGCCGTGGCCTCGCCG ATCACCATGGCCCTCCCAAAGTTGCCTGCTGGAAAGATCCAATGAGCCCATCTAAATGGAAGGAGGAGCAC TTTGTGATTGTCTCTTTAACTGGTTGGGGACTACTCATCTATGGGGGATACAAGTTGGCCACAGGAGGCAAGGGCAAGAAAGAAGAGGTACTTTCAATTTCTGTCTGA
- the LOC114380443 gene encoding uncharacterized protein DDB_G0290685-like: MAYNKGVHSSSSGGSHRGRPYALVLLITFGIALLGVMVLHKLRERRIYTILVKEKDQQILALQLLLQKERDGSKELRGKNEEMKGKLYSLRSQKMELARTVVEMQSTLDSLKDEQKLMESEFEEQQNELRLMQEKGKSVGQGRSEIEALRDNLKHKEAEMEDLKRRLEIPVNDHPTIFPEIVTANGTIAAQDENGKDEISGESAKHEGDTDNNEGTIKSELTKFKDGEVATEIKDEIRTDGELGKANEDPRDDGGGAAKDLDDVEEADGREKKAIQEYAGQVENNTDGGDQVKQLAGMKRKHGRASRTKGKRWRTTVKNSLMENNGVFENHSGDRKVYKDELKGRRFGKVSNEGNFARKDVGLNNNSHRKDKPLAKLLKPENHESKEDANDMKVNNTKHQETNSGTNIYSQNQILDEMRQLEENEQSQVQQNWSKRHIRKADKNAGKTKSKVLLEGPEELEEILDVKKQEEDPIDSDHDDEDNDNYFFKDLHSEFLDEKDEYKEEIDESEFQTDL; encoded by the exons ATGGCTTACAACAAGGGGGTGCATAGCAGCAGCAGTGGAGGGAGTCACAGAGGAAGGCCTTATGCGTTGGTATTGCTTATCACATTTGGGATTGCACTGCTTGGGGTTATGGTGCTTCACAAGCTCAGAGAGAGGCGCATCTACACCATTCTTGTCAAAGAGAAAGACCaacagattcttgctcttcagCTTCTCTTGcag AAGGAAAGAGATGGCAGCAAAGAGTTGAGAGGGAAGAACGAAGAGATGAAGGGGAAGCTATACTCCCTGAGAAGTCAAAAAATGGAGCTGGCTAGAACGGTTGTGGAGATGCAGTCCACCCTTGATTCACTAAAAGATGAGCAGAAACTGATGGAATCAGAATTTGAGGAGCAGCAGAATGAGCTGAGATTGATGCAAGAAAAGGGGAAAAGTGTTGGACAAGGAAGATCTGAAATAGAAGCATTAAGAGATAATCTTAAGCATAAGGAAGCAGAGATGGAGGACTTGAAGCGCCGTCTTGAAATCCCGGTTAATGATCATCCAACTATCTTTCCTGAAATTGTGACAGCAAATGGAACAATAGCAGCACAGGATGAAAATGGGAAGGATGAGATTTCAGGTGAATCTGCCAAACACGAAGGTGATACTGATAACAATGAAGGCACAATTAAAAGTGAATTAACCAAGTTCAAAGATGGAGAGGTTGCAACTGAGATAAAAGATGAAATTAGGACTGATGGGGAGCTAGGAAAGGCAAATGAAGACCCTCGAGATGATGGGGGTGGCGCGGCAAAAGATCTTGATGATGTTGAAGAAGCGGATGGGAGAGAAAAGAAAGCAATACAAGAGTATGCAGGACAAGTAGAGAATAATACAGATGGTGGAGATCAGGTGAAGCAATTGGCTGGGATGAAGAGGAAACATGGCCGTGCAAGTAGAACAAAAGGGAAGCGCTGGAGAACCACTGTCAAGAATAGTTTAATGGAGAACAATGGGGTTTTTGAAAACCACTCGGGAGATAGAAAGGTTTACAAAGATGAGTTGAAAGGTAGAAGATTTGGGAAAGTCTCTAATGAGGGAAATTTTGCAAGAAAGGATGTGGGATTGAACAATAACAGCCATAGAAAAGACAAGCCACTAGCCAAATTGTTGAAGCCTGAAAACCATGAAAGCAAAGAAGATGCCAATGACATGAAAGTGAATAATACAAAACACCAGGAGACAAATAGTGGAACTAACATATACTCACAGAATCAGATACTGGATGAAATGAGGCAGTTAGAAGAGAATGAACAGAGTCAAGTCCAACAAAACTGGAGCAAGAGGCATATCAGAAAAGCTGACAAGAATGCAGGGAAAACAAAATCCAAGGTGTTACTTGAAGGGCCTGAAGAATTAGAGGAGATTTTGGATGTAAAGAAGCAAGAGGAGGATCCCATTGACAGTGACCATGATGATGAGGATAATGACAACTATTTCTTCAAGGATTTGCACTCTGAATTTTTAGACGAAAAGGATGAATACAAGGAAGAGATAGACGAGTCAGAGTTTCAGACTGATTTGTAA